In a genomic window of Aggregatimonas sangjinii:
- a CDS encoding glycosyltransferase: MNTQRKKVIFILPTLLAGGAERVVSFIAQNINAEKFEVCLLIVGFESDSAYAVNGVRKIFLEQKRVLYAIPKLIKVLKKERPDLAFSSIAHMNVAMGLASLFLPKIKFIGRQASVGKITASVENDTQGWFGRNLTNYGLRKLDTIVCQSEDMLNDLLENHRLDKAKTVIIHNPITQFPENCKKIGSPGKTKTFITVGRLTEIKGYLRILDALGKLTFDFRYIIIGDGPQKDIIMNKIKTLDLVEKVEYISFTNEVHKYLLNADFFLQGSYAEGFPNAVLESCSVGTTVIAFACPGGTREIITHGENGYLAKDEKEFLKYLDAAVQFDPIKVRESVYKKFNQNKIISEYEELFMKLTTGT; the protein is encoded by the coding sequence ATGAACACACAAAGAAAAAAAGTGATATTTATATTGCCCACCCTATTGGCCGGAGGAGCCGAAAGGGTAGTGTCGTTCATCGCCCAAAATATAAATGCCGAAAAATTCGAGGTATGCTTACTGATCGTAGGCTTCGAGAGCGATAGTGCTTACGCGGTAAACGGTGTCAGGAAGATTTTTCTCGAACAGAAAAGGGTACTCTATGCCATACCCAAACTAATAAAGGTTCTTAAAAAGGAGCGGCCGGATTTGGCATTCAGTTCTATCGCGCACATGAACGTTGCCATGGGGCTCGCCTCGCTTTTTCTTCCTAAGATAAAATTTATCGGCAGACAGGCCAGTGTAGGTAAAATTACGGCTTCGGTTGAAAATGATACCCAAGGCTGGTTTGGCAGAAATCTAACAAATTACGGCCTTAGAAAGTTAGATACGATTGTTTGTCAGTCAGAGGATATGTTGAACGACTTGCTGGAAAATCACCGGTTGGATAAAGCAAAGACAGTAATCATACACAATCCGATAACCCAATTTCCCGAAAATTGTAAAAAAATCGGAAGTCCAGGAAAAACCAAAACCTTTATTACCGTAGGACGATTGACAGAAATTAAGGGATACCTGAGAATACTTGACGCTTTAGGTAAACTAACATTTGATTTCCGCTATATCATAATCGGCGATGGTCCTCAAAAGGATATCATTATGAATAAGATTAAAACGCTCGATCTTGTTGAAAAGGTAGAGTATATTTCGTTTACGAACGAAGTGCATAAATACCTCTTAAATGCCGACTTTTTTTTACAGGGTTCATATGCAGAAGGCTTCCCGAATGCCGTATTGGAGAGTTGTAGCGTGGGTACCACTGTAATTGCTTTTGCATGTCCGGGTGGAACACGGGAAATCATTACGCATGGTGAAAATGGATATCTTGCAAAAGATGAGAAGGAGTTTTTAAAATACCTTGATGCTGCCGTGCAATTTGACCCGATCAAAGTGCGCGAATCGGTTTACAAGAAGTTCAATCAAAATAAAATAATATCGGAATATGAAGAATTGTTCATGAAACTGACTACCGGCACCTAA